The following proteins come from a genomic window of Actinomarinicola tropica:
- a CDS encoding fatty acid desaturase family protein, translating to MAATMVPPPSRLPDVLPTERLTASAMPVPELRAELRRIDDLRNVGSVALCWAQAAAIVGAAVWLAHPVGYLVAVVAMGATFARFAILAHEAAHKLLFTNKRVNDVVGRWLLAYPAFVPLEAYRRSHFAHHKEEFGPNEPDMGLYVGYPISRASFRRKLVRDAVGISGWKNLKPLLKALGSATARPVAARILGVQLVLLLAATALGRPELYLGLWLLPWMTSWRVVNRLRAVAEHGGMERSTDRRRTTHHVRQSWLGNATIVPFNTGWHLAHHVDMGVPWRNLPALHRELVAAGWVTADLEYPSYRALWRALASGEERRAEAVT from the coding sequence ATGGCCGCAACGATGGTGCCACCCCCGTCCCGCCTGCCCGATGTCCTGCCGACCGAGCGGCTCACCGCGTCGGCGATGCCGGTCCCCGAGCTGCGCGCCGAGCTGCGACGCATCGACGACCTGCGCAACGTGGGCAGCGTCGCGCTGTGTTGGGCCCAGGCGGCGGCGATCGTCGGCGCAGCCGTGTGGCTCGCGCACCCCGTGGGCTACCTGGTGGCCGTCGTCGCGATGGGCGCCACGTTCGCCCGCTTCGCGATCCTCGCCCACGAGGCCGCGCACAAGCTGCTGTTCACGAACAAGCGGGTGAACGACGTCGTCGGCCGCTGGCTGCTCGCCTATCCGGCGTTCGTCCCGCTCGAGGCCTACCGCCGGAGCCACTTCGCCCACCACAAGGAGGAGTTCGGTCCGAACGAGCCGGACATGGGGCTCTACGTGGGCTACCCGATCAGCCGGGCGAGCTTCCGCCGCAAGCTGGTGCGCGACGCCGTCGGCATCTCGGGGTGGAAGAACCTGAAGCCGCTGCTGAAGGCGCTCGGCTCGGCGACCGCTCGCCCCGTGGCCGCCCGGATCCTCGGGGTCCAGCTGGTGCTCCTCCTCGCCGCCACCGCGCTCGGACGCCCCGAGCTCTACCTCGGCCTCTGGCTCCTTCCGTGGATGACGTCGTGGCGGGTCGTCAACCGCCTGCGCGCCGTCGCCGAGCACGGCGGCATGGAGCGCAGCACGGACCGACGCCGCACGACGCACCACGTCCGCCAGTCGTGGCTGGGCAACGCCACGATTGTGCCGTTCAACACCGGATGGCACCTGGCACACCACGTCGACATGGGGGTGCCGTGGCGCAACCTCCCCGCGCTCCACCGCGAGCTCGTCGCCGCCGGCTGGGTCACCGCCGACCTCGAGTACCCGAGCTACCGGGCCCTGTGGCGGGCGCTGGCGTCGGGCGAGGAGCGCCGGGCCGAGGCGGTCACGTGA
- the hrpA gene encoding ATP-dependent RNA helicase HrpA, with protein sequence MSRLDPAEIERRRALLPTPRYPEELPISQRRGDLLDALRDNQVVVVAGETGSGKSTQLPKLCLELGRGVEGLIAHTQPRRIAARSIAERMAEELGTEVGGLVGYAVRFTDEVGPDTLLKLMTDGILLAEIQRDRDLRRYDTIIVDEAHERSLNIDFLLGYLRQLLPRRPDLKVVITSATIDTERFSQHFGGAPIVEVSGRTYPVEIRYRPLEDPDDVEAEVRDQPQGIVDAVEELRREGPGDVLVFCAGERDIRDAADALRDRAFPDTEILPLYARLSAAEQHRVFAPHTGRRIVLATNVAETSLTVPGIRSVVDPGNARISRFNHRTKVQRLPIEDVSQASADQRAGRCGRIGPGTCIRLYSEESYDARPRFTEPEIQRTNLASVILQMAAIGLGEIERFPFVDPPDARAVRDGIALLVELGAVDPEHEGTRRWLTPLGRQLARLPLDPRLGRMVLAAHESGCLHEVAVIAAGLSIIDPRERPSGKEQEAAQLHARFAHPDSDFLSLLALWEHVREVRRDRSSNQWRKQLKAEHLNVMRVREWQDVYAQLRQVCGQMGMRMRHGGEEPSAATIHQALLTGLLSHVGMRIGDTRDYRGARGATFAIAPGSVLSRARPRWVMAGELVETNRMWGRMVARIQPEWLESAGAHLVKRSYGEPWWDAERGAASTTERVTLFGLPVVAGRTTNLARVDPERARELVIWHALVHGEWTTHHRFVERNRARVEEVHDLEARARRDLLLPDEALFDWFDERVPDHVVSVRSFDKWWKGARRDTPDLLDVPLDVLVSGSDAPDPDDFPDEWRHGDLTLDVAYEFDPSSLTDGAVIEVPLAALNQIDPDAFEWSVPGVRPLLVDALVRSLPKSIRRSLVPVPDTVAAVLDHLDTAAGDGLLRALARELRRTTGVEVTPEDFDLDKVPDHLRPTVRVVDEAGRPIAQGKSVEALGDLLDRQVRTAISQSGPSIERTGLTDWPGGDLPSVIDTTGAGHVVRAYPALVDEGDTVAVRLLPSQDEQWEAMWVGTRALLGRSVPAVVRAVTRMLTNRSRLALAVSPWRSEQDWALDVVGAAVDGILDEQGGPSWTEEGWRRLRAATAEQLPKVLVDVAPVAVDVLDLIGRIVPRLDEMDQKALAPSVADVREQLGRLVYPSVLTSIGAPRVADLRRYLRAIEHRLDKLPDGLRKDQERMVAVRRLEQELDALAERVPASPELDRATWMLQELRVASFAQHLGTTEPVSDKRVRAALAAAAGQA encoded by the coding sequence ATGTCCCGACTCGACCCCGCCGAGATCGAGCGGCGGCGCGCCCTGCTGCCGACGCCGCGCTACCCCGAGGAGCTGCCGATCTCGCAGCGCCGAGGGGACCTCCTCGACGCGCTGCGCGACAACCAGGTCGTCGTCGTCGCCGGGGAGACGGGGTCGGGCAAGTCCACGCAGCTGCCCAAGCTGTGCCTCGAGCTCGGTCGCGGCGTCGAGGGACTGATCGCCCACACCCAGCCCCGCCGCATCGCCGCCCGGTCGATCGCCGAGCGGATGGCCGAGGAGCTCGGGACCGAGGTCGGCGGTCTCGTCGGCTACGCCGTGCGGTTCACCGACGAGGTCGGACCCGACACCCTGCTGAAGCTGATGACCGACGGCATCCTGCTCGCCGAGATCCAGCGGGACAGGGACCTGCGGCGCTACGACACGATCATCGTGGACGAGGCCCACGAGCGCAGCCTCAACATCGACTTCCTGCTCGGCTACCTCCGCCAGCTCCTCCCCCGCCGACCCGACCTGAAGGTCGTCATCACCTCGGCCACGATCGACACCGAGCGCTTCTCGCAGCACTTCGGCGGGGCACCCATCGTCGAGGTGTCGGGCCGCACCTACCCCGTCGAGATCCGCTACCGGCCGCTCGAGGACCCCGACGACGTCGAGGCCGAGGTGCGCGACCAGCCCCAGGGGATCGTCGACGCCGTCGAGGAGCTGCGCCGTGAGGGGCCGGGCGACGTGCTCGTCTTCTGCGCCGGCGAGCGTGACATCCGCGACGCCGCCGACGCCCTCCGCGACCGGGCGTTCCCCGACACCGAGATCCTCCCCCTCTACGCGCGGCTGTCGGCGGCCGAGCAGCACCGCGTGTTCGCACCCCACACCGGGCGGCGCATCGTCCTCGCCACCAACGTGGCCGAGACCTCCCTCACCGTCCCCGGCATCCGCTCGGTCGTCGATCCCGGCAACGCCCGCATCTCACGCTTCAACCACCGCACGAAGGTGCAGCGCCTCCCGATCGAGGACGTCTCCCAGGCCTCGGCCGACCAGCGGGCCGGCCGGTGCGGCCGCATCGGGCCGGGCACCTGCATCCGGCTCTACAGCGAGGAGAGCTACGACGCGCGGCCGCGGTTCACCGAACCCGAGATCCAGCGCACCAACCTGGCGTCGGTCATCCTCCAGATGGCCGCCATCGGACTGGGCGAGATCGAGCGGTTCCCGTTCGTGGACCCGCCCGATGCGCGCGCGGTGCGCGACGGCATCGCGCTCCTCGTCGAGCTCGGCGCGGTCGACCCCGAGCACGAGGGGACGCGACGCTGGCTCACCCCGCTCGGCCGGCAACTGGCTCGTCTCCCCCTCGACCCCCGCCTCGGTCGCATGGTCCTCGCCGCCCACGAGTCCGGCTGCCTCCACGAGGTCGCCGTGATCGCCGCCGGGCTCTCGATCATCGACCCCCGCGAGCGCCCGAGCGGGAAGGAGCAGGAGGCCGCGCAGCTCCACGCCCGCTTCGCCCACCCCGACTCGGACTTCCTCTCGCTGCTCGCCCTGTGGGAGCACGTGCGCGAGGTGCGGCGGGACCGCTCGTCGAACCAGTGGCGCAAGCAGCTGAAGGCCGAGCACCTGAACGTCATGCGCGTCCGCGAGTGGCAGGACGTCTACGCCCAGCTGCGCCAGGTCTGCGGCCAGATGGGGATGCGGATGCGCCACGGCGGCGAGGAGCCGAGCGCCGCGACGATCCACCAGGCGCTCCTCACCGGGCTCCTCTCCCACGTCGGCATGCGCATCGGCGACACGCGCGACTACCGGGGAGCCCGCGGCGCCACCTTCGCGATCGCCCCCGGGTCGGTGCTGAGCCGGGCCCGACCCCGTTGGGTGATGGCCGGCGAGCTCGTCGAGACCAACCGGATGTGGGGCCGGATGGTCGCCCGCATCCAGCCGGAGTGGCTCGAGTCGGCCGGCGCCCACCTCGTGAAGCGGAGCTACGGCGAGCCGTGGTGGGACGCCGAGCGCGGGGCCGCCTCGACCACCGAGCGCGTCACGCTCTTCGGGCTGCCCGTCGTCGCCGGTCGCACGACCAACCTCGCCCGCGTCGACCCGGAGCGGGCCCGTGAGCTCGTGATCTGGCACGCCCTCGTGCACGGCGAGTGGACCACGCACCACCGCTTCGTCGAGCGCAACCGCGCCCGGGTCGAGGAGGTCCACGACCTCGAGGCTCGCGCCCGGCGCGACCTGCTCCTCCCCGACGAGGCGCTGTTCGACTGGTTCGACGAGCGGGTGCCCGACCACGTGGTGTCGGTTCGCTCCTTCGACAAGTGGTGGAAGGGCGCCCGGCGGGACACCCCGGACCTGCTGGACGTCCCCCTCGACGTCCTCGTCTCGGGGTCCGACGCGCCCGATCCCGACGACTTCCCCGACGAGTGGCGCCACGGCGACCTCACCCTCGACGTCGCCTACGAGTTCGACCCGTCCTCGCTGACCGACGGCGCGGTCATCGAGGTCCCGCTCGCCGCGCTGAACCAGATCGACCCCGACGCGTTCGAGTGGAGCGTCCCGGGCGTCCGCCCCCTTCTCGTCGACGCACTCGTGCGGTCACTGCCGAAGTCGATCCGTCGGAGCCTCGTCCCCGTGCCCGACACGGTGGCCGCGGTGCTCGACCACCTCGACACCGCCGCAGGGGACGGCCTGCTGCGCGCGCTGGCCCGCGAGCTGCGGCGCACCACCGGCGTGGAGGTCACCCCCGAGGACTTCGACCTCGACAAGGTGCCGGACCACCTGCGTCCGACCGTGCGCGTCGTGGACGAGGCGGGCCGACCGATCGCCCAGGGCAAGAGCGTCGAGGCCCTCGGCGACCTGCTCGATCGCCAGGTGCGCACGGCCATCTCGCAGTCCGGTCCGTCCATCGAGCGGACCGGCCTCACCGACTGGCCGGGCGGTGATCTCCCCTCCGTGATCGACACGACCGGGGCCGGCCACGTGGTGCGGGCCTACCCGGCCCTCGTCGACGAGGGCGACACCGTCGCCGTGCGCCTCCTCCCCAGCCAGGACGAGCAGTGGGAGGCGATGTGGGTCGGCACGCGCGCGCTGCTGGGACGCTCGGTCCCCGCCGTCGTCCGCGCGGTCACGCGGATGCTGACCAACCGGTCGCGTCTGGCGCTCGCCGTCTCGCCGTGGCGCTCGGAGCAGGACTGGGCCCTCGACGTGGTGGGCGCCGCGGTCGACGGCATCCTCGACGAGCAGGGCGGACCGTCCTGGACCGAAGAGGGGTGGCGTCGGCTCCGCGCCGCGACCGCCGAGCAGCTGCCGAAGGTGCTGGTCGACGTGGCGCCCGTCGCGGTCGACGTGCTCGACCTCATCGGGCGGATCGTCCCGCGCCTCGACGAGATGGACCAGAAGGCGCTGGCGCCGTCGGTCGCCGACGTGCGCGAGCAGCTCGGTCGGCTGGTCTACCCGTCCGTCCTCACCTCGATCGGTGCGCCACGGGTGGCCGACCTGCGCCGGTACCTGCGGGCGATCGAGCACCGGCTCGACAAGCTCCCCGACGGGCTGCGCAAGGACCAGGAGCGCATGGTGGCGGTACGTCGGCTCGAACAGGAGCTGGACGCCCTGGCCGAGCGCGTCCCCGCCTCGCCCGAGCTCGACCGTGCCACCTGGATGCTCCAGGAGCTGCGGGTCGCCAGCTTCGCCCAGCACCTCGGCACCACCGAACCGGTGAGCGACAAGCGCGTGCGCGCGGCTCTCGCCGCGGCCGCCGGTCAGGCGTAG
- a CDS encoding ACT domain-containing protein, with translation MSSTYWRFRIAISDHPGGMAEVAAAVGDLGVDVLDVDVHRLDVTSGEVRGELDLVVDDLVVELPFWVEPTMVERALLHAGARSVRGRRVDPHDLVDARARALVLAAGLVRAIDEGDAVRAALRAVVDCDRVWWAPPGDVADPIVVAEARRTGQVATGREWLLRRGPLREPAWVVAVPAGEGVVVAVQTCGPFTATQIARARAVVDLVAAVRDASGAAAG, from the coding sequence ATGTCGAGCACCTACTGGCGCTTCCGGATCGCGATCTCCGACCACCCCGGCGGCATGGCGGAGGTGGCCGCCGCGGTCGGCGACCTCGGCGTCGACGTCCTCGACGTGGACGTCCACCGGCTCGACGTCACCTCCGGTGAGGTGCGGGGCGAGCTCGACCTCGTCGTCGACGACCTCGTGGTGGAGCTGCCGTTCTGGGTCGAGCCGACCATGGTCGAGCGGGCGCTCCTGCACGCCGGCGCCCGCTCCGTCCGCGGTCGGCGGGTCGACCCTCACGATCTCGTCGACGCCCGGGCGCGCGCACTCGTCCTCGCGGCCGGGCTCGTGCGGGCCATCGACGAGGGTGACGCCGTGCGGGCCGCGCTGCGTGCCGTCGTCGACTGCGACCGGGTGTGGTGGGCGCCGCCCGGCGACGTCGCCGACCCCATCGTGGTGGCCGAGGCGAGGCGCACCGGCCAGGTGGCGACGGGTCGCGAGTGGCTGCTGCGACGCGGACCGCTGCGGGAACCGGCGTGGGTCGTCGCGGTGCCGGCGGGCGAGGGCGTCGTGGTCGCGGTGCAGACGTGCGGGCCGTTCACCGCCACCCAGATCGCCCGTGCCCGCGCCGTCGTCGACCTGGTCGCCGCGGTGCGCGACGCCAGCGGGGCCGCCGCCGGGTGA
- a CDS encoding PaaX family transcriptional regulator C-terminal domain-containing protein has protein sequence MTRTDGADGARRALTARSVLLSVLLGTDPPRLPVSLLVGTTELFGISEGTTRTALSRMVAAGELRADDGRYEIAAPRLLQRQARQARSRRGATEPWEVGDAWLQAVVVVEGRRPADERAALRVALVDARLAELREGVWLRPANLGDVPPALAADPTLVWMRAHPDGPAALAARLWDLGSWSATADDLRSQLADVTPVLEAGDRTALAAGFVLSAAVLRHFQADPLLPRDLRPAGWPGDGLRGDYDRFDAAYRGVLRAWFDEHR, from the coding sequence GTGACGAGGACGGACGGGGCAGACGGCGCGCGCCGTGCGCTGACCGCACGCTCGGTCCTCCTCTCGGTCCTGCTCGGCACCGACCCGCCCCGGCTCCCCGTCTCCCTGCTCGTCGGCACCACCGAGCTGTTCGGGATCAGCGAGGGCACGACGCGCACCGCCCTGTCGCGCATGGTGGCGGCGGGCGAGCTGCGAGCCGACGACGGCCGGTACGAGATCGCGGCACCCCGCCTCCTCCAGCGCCAGGCGCGCCAGGCCCGCAGCCGCCGCGGCGCCACCGAGCCCTGGGAGGTCGGCGACGCCTGGCTCCAGGCAGTGGTCGTCGTCGAGGGACGGCGTCCGGCCGACGAGCGCGCCGCGCTGCGCGTCGCCCTGGTCGATGCTCGCCTCGCCGAGCTGCGCGAGGGCGTCTGGCTCCGTCCCGCCAACCTGGGCGACGTCCCGCCGGCCCTGGCGGCCGACCCGACGCTGGTGTGGATGCGCGCCCACCCCGACGGACCCGCCGCGCTCGCCGCCCGGCTCTGGGACCTCGGGAGCTGGTCGGCGACAGCCGACGACCTGCGGTCCCAGCTCGCCGACGTGACGCCGGTCCTCGAGGCCGGCGACCGCACGGCCCTCGCGGCGGGCTTCGTCCTCAGCGCCGCTGTCCTCCGCCACTTCCAGGCCGATCCGCTGCTCCCCCGCGACCTGCGCCCGGCGGGGTGGCCGGGCGACGGCCTGCGCGGCGACTACGACCGCTTCGATGCCGCGTACCGCGGCGTCCTGCGGGCCTGGTTCGACGAGCATCGCTGA
- a CDS encoding queuosine precursor transporter: MSRVAVAAVGAYVGAQVIADVASLKIGQVAGRAVDMGTWIYPITFTVRDVVHKTLGRRAARTLVVTAAAVNLFMALYLQWVAGAPSDPSFALGAEFEAVLAPLWRITIASIVAEVVSELADTEVYHWFVRRVTARHQWARVLTSNAVSVPLDNVIFAVVAFGALPGLTDHALTLPWEAVWDVFLVNLTVKAAVSVASVPLIYLAPDRDWSADPDDA; this comes from the coding sequence GTGTCCCGTGTCGCCGTCGCCGCCGTGGGCGCCTACGTGGGCGCCCAGGTGATCGCCGACGTAGCCAGCCTGAAGATCGGCCAGGTCGCCGGGCGCGCCGTCGACATGGGCACCTGGATCTACCCGATCACGTTCACCGTGCGCGACGTCGTGCACAAGACGCTCGGTCGTCGGGCGGCGCGCACGCTCGTCGTGACCGCCGCTGCGGTCAACCTGTTCATGGCCCTCTACCTGCAGTGGGTGGCCGGTGCGCCGTCGGACCCGTCGTTCGCGCTGGGCGCCGAGTTCGAGGCGGTCCTCGCGCCGCTGTGGCGCATCACGATCGCCTCGATCGTCGCCGAGGTCGTGAGCGAGCTCGCCGACACCGAGGTGTACCACTGGTTCGTCCGGCGGGTGACCGCCCGGCACCAGTGGGCCAGGGTCCTCACCAGCAACGCGGTGAGCGTGCCCCTCGACAACGTCATCTTCGCCGTCGTGGCGTTCGGGGCCCTCCCGGGGCTCACGGACCACGCGCTCACCCTGCCGTGGGAGGCGGTGTGGGACGTCTTCCTCGTCAACCTGACCGTGAAGGCTGCGGTGAGCGTGGCGAGCGTGCCCCTCATCTACCTCGCCCCCGACCGGGACTGGTCCGCGGACCCGGACGACGCCTGA
- a CDS encoding DUF4328 domain-containing protein, whose protein sequence is MSDVSQGPGWWLASDGRWYPPTAQPGVPMDQETAAQVGAAPAAPQQHVGMTASLPGPALSPVLAVVAQAGFAVMAALNLLVAVLVVQTRSAADDYLTSSTNAGLLDWVDVEERMVSAANATFWIGIAVTVLFIVWSWRAHTASDRLRPFERKYGRGWTIGAWFIPVANLILPKLVIGEIERIAHAPRDGGIVRRWQSVRVSLVGWLWWIGHVAGTVLARVAVSNVNEAVESGAPDDLLGAYDVFTAATAIAAAGLVVGVVYVGRISRRLGPEAFARSNALDPVAPQR, encoded by the coding sequence ATGAGCGACGTGTCACAGGGACCGGGCTGGTGGCTCGCGTCCGACGGGCGGTGGTACCCGCCGACGGCGCAGCCGGGCGTGCCGATGGACCAGGAGACAGCGGCGCAGGTGGGCGCCGCGCCGGCGGCACCGCAGCAGCACGTCGGCATGACGGCGTCGCTCCCCGGACCGGCGCTGAGCCCGGTGCTCGCCGTGGTGGCCCAGGCCGGGTTCGCGGTGATGGCGGCGCTCAACCTGCTCGTCGCGGTGCTCGTGGTGCAGACGAGGTCGGCGGCCGACGACTACCTCACCTCCTCCACGAACGCAGGCCTCCTCGACTGGGTCGACGTCGAGGAACGGATGGTCAGCGCTGCGAACGCCACGTTCTGGATCGGGATCGCGGTGACGGTCCTCTTCATCGTCTGGTCCTGGCGTGCCCACACCGCCTCGGACCGCCTGCGGCCCTTCGAGCGGAAGTACGGCAGGGGTTGGACCATCGGCGCGTGGTTCATCCCCGTCGCCAACCTCATCCTGCCGAAGCTGGTCATCGGCGAGATCGAGCGCATCGCCCACGCACCGCGTGACGGCGGCATCGTCCGGCGCTGGCAGTCGGTACGAGTGTCCCTCGTCGGTTGGCTCTGGTGGATCGGCCACGTCGCCGGGACCGTGCTGGCGCGCGTCGCCGTGTCGAACGTGAACGAGGCGGTGGAGTCCGGAGCTCCGGACGACCTGCTCGGGGCCTACGACGTGTTCACCGCAGCGACGGCCATCGCCGCCGCCGGCCTGGTCGTCGGGGTGGTCTACGTCGGCCGGATCTCCCGGCGCCTCGGGCCCGAGGCGTTCGCCCGCAGCAACGCGCTGGACCCCGTCGCGCCGCAGCGCTGA
- a CDS encoding fumarylacetoacetate hydrolase family protein — MKIVRVRTPDGDLPGLVPVDDDRVVLLAPDELELALTASPDERAALVDERGGGSIPLDGAHLLAPVPRPPKFLAIGLNYAEHVAETGRSRPELPLFFNKQSTCVVGPGEPIEVPRVSHQVDYEGELGMVIGRRCRDVGAADAASVVAGYVVVNDVSVRDWQQRSPTMTLGKSFDTHGPIGPWIVTADELGDPHGRSLRTWVNDELLQDGDTAQMITNCWEQIELLSTVCTLEVGDVIATGTPAGVGVARDPQIWLRDGDVVRIEIDGVGTLENPVVGPR; from the coding sequence ATGAAGATCGTGCGCGTCCGCACCCCCGACGGCGACCTCCCCGGGCTCGTCCCCGTCGACGACGACCGCGTCGTCCTGCTCGCCCCCGACGAGCTCGAGCTCGCGCTCACCGCCTCGCCGGACGAGCGCGCCGCCCTCGTCGACGAGCGCGGCGGCGGCTCGATCCCCCTCGACGGCGCCCACCTCCTCGCGCCCGTCCCCCGCCCCCCGAAGTTCCTCGCCATCGGGCTGAACTACGCCGAGCACGTCGCCGAGACCGGCAGGTCCCGGCCCGAGCTCCCGCTCTTCTTCAACAAGCAGTCGACGTGCGTCGTCGGCCCGGGCGAGCCGATCGAGGTGCCCCGCGTGAGCCACCAGGTCGACTACGAGGGGGAGCTCGGCATGGTCATCGGCCGCCGGTGCCGAGACGTCGGCGCGGCCGACGCCGCCTCGGTCGTCGCCGGCTACGTCGTCGTCAACGACGTCTCGGTGCGGGACTGGCAGCAGCGGTCGCCGACGATGACCCTCGGCAAGTCGTTCGACACCCACGGCCCGATCGGCCCGTGGATCGTCACCGCCGACGAGCTCGGCGACCCCCACGGGCGCTCGCTGCGCACGTGGGTCAACGACGAGCTGCTCCAGGACGGCGACACGGCGCAGATGATCACGAACTGCTGGGAGCAGATCGAGCTGCTCTCCACCGTCTGCACGCTCGAGGTGGGCGATGTCATCGCCACCGGCACGCCCGCCGGCGTCGGCGTGGCCCGTGACCCGCAGATCTGGCTGCGAGACGGCGACGTCGTCCGCATCGAGATCGACGGCGTGGGCACGCTGGAGAACCCGGTGGTGGGGCCCCGGTGA
- the thrH gene encoding bifunctional phosphoserine phosphatase/homoserine phosphotransferase ThrH — MSHRQTIVTLDLEGVLVPEIWIAVAERTGIDALRRTTRDEPDYDVLMRYRLDLLDEHGLSLSKIEDVIAGLAPLAGAVEFLAALRERTQVVILSDTFEEFARPLMRQLDWPALMCHRLLVADDRITGYRLRIEDPKRRAVEAFQGLGYRVIAAGDSYNDTSMLRAADHGFLFHAPANVVAEFPELPALDTYEDLLDRVTDLLD; from the coding sequence ATGTCCCACAGGCAGACGATCGTCACGCTCGACCTCGAAGGGGTGCTCGTCCCCGAGATCTGGATCGCCGTCGCCGAGCGCACCGGCATCGACGCGCTCCGGCGCACGACGCGCGACGAACCGGACTACGACGTGCTCATGCGGTACCGGCTCGACCTGCTCGACGAGCACGGGCTGTCCCTCTCGAAGATCGAGGACGTCATCGCCGGCCTCGCGCCGTTGGCGGGGGCGGTCGAGTTCCTGGCCGCCCTGCGTGAGCGCACCCAGGTCGTGATCCTCTCCGACACCTTCGAGGAGTTCGCCCGACCGCTGATGCGGCAGCTCGACTGGCCCGCGCTGATGTGCCACCGGCTGCTCGTCGCCGACGACCGCATCACCGGCTACCGGCTGCGCATCGAGGACCCGAAGCGCCGGGCCGTCGAGGCGTTCCAGGGGCTCGGCTACCGCGTGATCGCCGCCGGCGACTCCTACAACGACACATCGATGCTGCGCGCTGCCGACCACGGCTTCCTCTTCCACGCCCCGGCCAACGTCGTCGCCGAGTTCCCCGAGCTCCCGGCCCTCGACACCTACGAGGATCTCCTCGATCGGGTCACGGATCTGCTGGACTGA
- a CDS encoding SCO6745 family protein has protein sequence MDALAAAQASAPAISTITSHFMLAGTTYKRGAELGFEGLDFYVTGRGGVLGDVDAGVVAAAFVVFEPANVRTQWEKGTAVMSPRDAARAFAACAADWAAAHVPDDLDAARLALLAQQVATSARVAGAPVLAGWRTLDAPTDPAGAAVHHLNALRELRFGLHAACLLGAGLSPVEAVAVKSPGMAPIYGWSELPPVDDALHERWAQAEANTDRAIAHAFEPLTEVERAELVELAGALHAATSA, from the coding sequence ATGGACGCACTCGCGGCGGCGCAGGCCAGCGCACCGGCGATCAGCACGATCACCAGCCACTTCATGCTGGCCGGGACGACGTACAAGAGGGGAGCGGAGCTCGGGTTCGAGGGCCTCGACTTCTACGTCACCGGCCGCGGCGGCGTGCTCGGCGACGTCGACGCCGGGGTCGTCGCCGCGGCGTTCGTCGTCTTCGAGCCGGCGAACGTGCGGACGCAGTGGGAGAAGGGGACGGCGGTGATGTCGCCGCGCGACGCGGCACGGGCGTTCGCCGCGTGCGCAGCCGACTGGGCCGCAGCGCACGTGCCCGACGACCTGGACGCCGCGCGCCTCGCCCTCCTCGCCCAGCAGGTGGCCACGTCGGCGCGCGTCGCCGGCGCACCGGTCCTCGCCGGCTGGCGCACGCTGGACGCCCCGACCGACCCCGCGGGAGCGGCCGTCCACCACCTCAACGCGCTGCGCGAGCTGCGGTTCGGACTCCACGCCGCCTGCCTGCTCGGTGCCGGCTTGTCGCCGGTCGAGGCGGTGGCGGTGAAGAGCCCGGGGATGGCCCCGATCTACGGCTGGTCCGAGCTGCCGCCGGTCGACGACGCGCTCCACGAGCGCTGGGCGCAGGCGGAGGCGAACACCGACCGGGCGATCGCCCACGCCTTCGAGCCGCTCACCGAGGTCGAGCGCGCCGAGCTCGTCGAGCTGGCCGGCGCCCTCCACGCCGCCACCTCGGCCTGA